The following coding sequences are from one Shewanella violacea DSS12 window:
- the focA gene encoding formate transporter FocA: MKNSPSPFDANTPAATALKVEDAAVIKVNRDTMSTLILAMTAGMFIGLAFVFYVVATAGGSVLPYGLNKLIGGLCFSLGLMLVVVLGGELFTSTVLTITARASKRVTTKALMRNWGLVYLGNFIGAMLLVGLMIASKHYEGAHGLLGLGYMKTAVAKLHHTFLQAFALGIMCNIMVCLAVWMAYAGKTVTDKLLAVVLPVAMFVAAGFEHCIANMFLIPMGIFTKQVATSEFWANAGIDPSQFADLTWSQFILHNLIPVTLGNIVGGAIFVGLTYWFVYRRPALAKAQNDNQV; the protein is encoded by the coding sequence ATGAAAAATAGTCCAAGTCCGTTTGATGCTAATACCCCAGCCGCCACCGCACTGAAAGTGGAAGATGCTGCGGTAATTAAAGTCAATCGAGACACTATGTCTACGCTGATCCTAGCGATGACAGCCGGCATGTTTATCGGTTTAGCCTTTGTCTTCTATGTCGTTGCTACGGCCGGAGGCAGTGTCCTTCCATACGGACTCAATAAACTCATTGGTGGCCTCTGTTTTAGCCTAGGTTTAATGTTAGTGGTGGTCTTAGGCGGGGAGTTATTTACCTCTACCGTATTAACCATCACAGCCCGCGCCAGCAAGCGCGTCACCACTAAGGCATTAATGCGTAACTGGGGACTCGTGTATCTGGGCAATTTTATCGGTGCCATGCTCTTGGTCGGTCTCATGATCGCCTCGAAACACTATGAAGGCGCTCATGGCTTACTCGGTTTAGGTTATATGAAAACCGCAGTCGCCAAGCTACACCATACATTTTTGCAGGCATTCGCCTTAGGCATCATGTGTAACATCATGGTGTGTCTGGCAGTTTGGATGGCCTACGCAGGCAAAACCGTCACCGACAAATTACTTGCCGTGGTATTACCCGTCGCCATGTTTGTCGCCGCAGGCTTTGAGCACTGTATCGCTAACATGTTTCTTATCCCCATGGGTATTTTTACTAAGCAAGTCGCAACAAGCGAATTTTGGGCAAATGCAGGGATAGACCCTAGTCAGTTTGCCGATCTAACTTGGAGTCAGTTTATACTCCACAATCTCATACCGGTCACTTTAGGCAATATAGTGGGCGGCGCTATTTTCGTAGGACTCACTTATTGGTTTGTTTATCGTCGCCCCGCACTCGCGAAAGCACAAAACGATAATCAAGTTTAA